A window of the Pyrodictium abyssi genome harbors these coding sequences:
- a CDS encoding HEPN domain-containing protein, whose product MTNATRELKRLIEEFRRSAGEGGASKRLDTKNLVRGLASLVLQGFRAARRVPCEGEAEKAQGLADRRLCLLVPSGFSAASQRARWRLGRSEYDLACFEAEQAAQLAVKALLYRLTGSMPRLHSLGELLGILVRFLREAGAGEAAETVAGFASGNRRRLWLLEDAYYRGRYGYTEV is encoded by the coding sequence ATGACGAATGCGACCAGGGAGCTAAAGAGGCTTATCGAGGAGTTCCGGAGAAGCGCGGGTGAAGGAGGAGCTTCGAAGCGTCTTGACACGAAGAATCTAGTAAGGGGGCTCGCAAGCCTCGTTCTACAGGGGTTTAGAGCGGCTCGCAGAGTTCCGTGCGAAGGAGAGGCAGAGAAGGCGCAAGGGCTAGCGGACCGGAGACTATGCCTTCTCGTGCCCTCCGGCTTTTCGGCTGCAAGCCAGCGAGCTCGGTGGCGCCTAGGCCGTAGCGAGTACGATTTGGCCTGCTTCGAGGCTGAGCAGGCTGCCCAGCTGGCTGTTAAGGCGCTCCTCTACAGGCTAACTGGGTCTATGCCTAGGCTGCATAGCTTAGGCGAGCTTCTCGGTATTCTCGTGCGGTTCCTGCGGGAGGCCGGGGCGGGCGAGGCTGCCGAGACTGTGGCGGGATTCGCCTCGGGGAATAGGAGGAGACTGTGGCTGCTGGAGGACGCCTACTATAGGGGGAGGTACGGCTATACGGAAGTATAG
- a CDS encoding KH domain-containing protein, with the protein MPDQVPREAEGGAGGQRAAVPGLLRLYAKLPPERVGVLIGEGGKVKTEIMKRTRTRITVDSTTGMVIIEPESPDVPPFMVMKAQEIVRAIAYGFSPERAMRLLDDDQILVVVDLKQYVGDAPNHLQRVKGRIIGEKGKARKTIEEMTGTYISVYDNYVAIIGDFETANIAKQAIEMLIQGRQHSTVYRFLERTMFRVRRSRMTQLWEQPL; encoded by the coding sequence ATGCCAGACCAAGTGCCCCGAGAAGCGGAGGGAGGAGCAGGGGGGCAGAGAGCAGCAGTACCAGGCCTCCTAAGGCTCTACGCTAAGCTTCCCCCGGAGCGCGTAGGCGTACTCATAGGAGAAGGGGGCAAGGTCAAGACCGAGATAATGAAGCGGACCCGTACCAGGATAACAGTGGACAGCACCACGGGCATGGTTATAATCGAGCCGGAGTCCCCGGACGTCCCGCCCTTCATGGTCATGAAGGCGCAGGAGATAGTCAGGGCGATAGCCTACGGCTTCAGCCCAGAGCGTGCCATGAGGCTACTCGACGACGACCAGATACTGGTGGTGGTAGACCTAAAGCAATACGTGGGCGACGCGCCTAACCACCTCCAGCGCGTAAAGGGCAGGATTATAGGCGAGAAGGGGAAGGCCCGGAAGACCATAGAGGAGATGACTGGCACCTACATATCAGTGTACGACAACTACGTCGCCATAATAGGCGACTTCGAGACAGCAAACATAGCCAAGCAGGCGATAGAGATGCTGATACAGGGCCGCCAGCACAGCACAGTCTACAGGTTCCTAGAACGCACAATGTTCCGGGTACGCAGGAGCCGCATGACACAGCTCTGGGAGCAGCCCCTCTAG
- a CDS encoding cytochrome ubiquinol oxidase subunit I, with product MAGLAPLFLAFVFGLHIVMVNLGIGLAWLVPYFKRRADQGEREFEDVAKTLMRFYAATYGVAGVFGTAFTVFLLSYYPKFLGVAGNITLIPFGLSILAIALHFFAITAYWYGWDRWSRPVHNLIGLLLGVSALLIPLGFRAVFAFLNIPAGLGFDSAEGKLYLDVVAALTKNPTFWPLYLKSIAAAFTATFMAVAGAYAYKAFFRAESEEEKRTALRVASMLAKPALVLLLVTAALGFWYAISLQNVPYKFNNVFAGLGWSVGSGEAYYSVSWLFLLKMLLFLVQLAAMVYALPALAKGSLDAGKAKLLLYGGLAALATIAVGEYVNAFSQYPFFIAVWPDVLAGNVPVEALPSFGISIPAEALPAVVSAVNSVVLLEGSGKAAAILSEMGIAKYFNLNEVVNRIAVDAGVVALTLVFVAALMIGVVYLLYILLFPPRKQVAAARA from the coding sequence ATGGCTGGCCTAGCACCTCTATTCCTAGCATTCGTGTTCGGGCTACACATAGTGATGGTGAATCTGGGGATAGGCCTAGCGTGGCTAGTGCCCTACTTCAAGAGGAGGGCTGACCAGGGCGAGCGCGAGTTCGAGGACGTCGCTAAGACGCTTATGAGGTTCTACGCCGCCACCTACGGCGTGGCGGGCGTCTTCGGCACAGCGTTCACGGTGTTCCTGCTGAGCTACTACCCCAAGTTCCTCGGCGTAGCCGGCAACATAACACTGATACCCTTCGGGCTCTCGATACTCGCTATAGCGCTGCACTTCTTCGCCATAACAGCGTACTGGTATGGCTGGGACCGCTGGAGCCGCCCGGTGCACAACCTGATAGGCCTACTGCTAGGCGTCTCAGCGCTGCTGATACCCCTAGGGTTCCGCGCCGTTTTCGCGTTCCTCAACATACCTGCTGGCCTAGGCTTTGACTCCGCCGAGGGCAAGCTATACCTAGACGTCGTGGCAGCGCTGACAAAGAACCCGACGTTCTGGCCGCTCTACCTGAAGAGCATAGCTGCAGCGTTCACCGCCACGTTCATGGCGGTGGCCGGCGCCTACGCCTACAAGGCGTTCTTCCGCGCAGAGAGCGAGGAGGAGAAGAGGACAGCACTACGCGTGGCCAGTATGCTCGCCAAGCCCGCGCTCGTACTGCTGCTCGTGACCGCTGCCCTGGGCTTCTGGTACGCCATATCGCTGCAGAACGTGCCCTACAAGTTCAACAACGTGTTCGCCGGCCTTGGCTGGAGCGTAGGCAGCGGCGAGGCCTACTACAGCGTGTCCTGGCTCTTCCTGCTAAAGATGCTGCTCTTTCTAGTACAGCTAGCAGCCATGGTCTACGCTCTGCCAGCGTTGGCAAAAGGCAGTCTCGACGCTGGCAAGGCCAAGCTGCTGCTCTACGGCGGCCTAGCAGCGCTAGCCACCATAGCTGTCGGCGAGTACGTCAACGCGTTCAGCCAGTACCCATTCTTCATAGCAGTGTGGCCGGATGTGCTGGCTGGTAATGTGCCGGTGGAAGCGCTGCCGAGCTTCGGCATCAGTATACCTGCTGAGGCGCTGCCGGCTGTGGTCAGCGCCGTTAACTCCGTTGTACTCCTGGAGGGCAGCGGCAAGGCAGCAGCGATACTCTCAGAGATGGGTATCGCTAAGTACTTCAACCTAAACGAGGTGGTGAACCGTATAGCAGTAGATGCTGGTGTAGTGGCATTGACGCTAGTATTCGTAGCAGCGTTAATGATAGGAGTAGTGTACCTCCTATACATACTGCTGTTCCCGCCGAGGAAGCAGGTGGCTGCAGCTAGAGCATAA
- a CDS encoding MFS transporter, which yields MAAVFAASVAAGLSRLALAKYMRDDLGASALIVSSLTTWFMAARAFSSVASGLVADASPAARRLLATAPLAVIAALVYTIPSLASPLAILALNAAWGLLSGMVWPVAQTMAALAAGRQSATVMSVYFAAGSLGVSLGQYLYGLLPLGNPDAVRLSALLFAASAALLIPAVRSMPAPPARPRARGSRSQGLLASLCSDGLAAWILLSALSAGYLSGLLREFLYIYLGEVYGLDRQSLASSLAAAGLAAFAAGLAVGPLADRLGVAPVLAAVLAMGLAGSLALGLSPVLSAALLGLALAMTAARSSLPLTRNAAAFAPGLQATLVGASNALSNIGQMASPVIAGRLYDALRGETLAGLRGEAIPFLTAAALLAATLTMSPLARRKGP from the coding sequence GTGGCCGCTGTGTTCGCCGCTAGCGTGGCTGCCGGGCTCTCCCGGCTAGCGCTGGCCAAGTACATGCGCGACGACCTGGGGGCCTCGGCGCTCATAGTCTCGAGCCTGACCACCTGGTTCATGGCGGCGCGCGCGTTCTCCTCGGTGGCCTCCGGGCTGGTAGCCGACGCCTCGCCGGCCGCCCGGAGGCTGCTCGCCACCGCACCGCTAGCCGTGATAGCGGCGCTTGTCTACACCATCCCCTCCCTGGCCTCGCCCCTGGCTATACTCGCGCTGAACGCGGCCTGGGGCCTCCTCAGCGGCATGGTCTGGCCCGTAGCGCAGACCATGGCTGCGCTCGCCGCGGGGCGGCAGAGCGCCACGGTGATGTCCGTGTACTTCGCGGCGGGGAGCCTCGGCGTGTCCCTGGGCCAGTACCTCTACGGGCTACTCCCCCTAGGCAACCCGGACGCAGTCAGGCTATCCGCCCTCCTCTTCGCGGCCTCAGCGGCCCTGCTAATCCCTGCGGTCCGCTCTATGCCAGCGCCCCCGGCGAGGCCCCGGGCAAGGGGCTCCAGGAGCCAAGGGCTGCTCGCCTCCCTGTGCAGCGACGGGCTAGCAGCCTGGATACTGCTCTCAGCCCTCTCGGCGGGCTACCTATCCGGCCTCCTCAGGGAGTTCCTCTACATCTACCTCGGCGAGGTCTACGGGCTAGACCGCCAGTCCCTCGCCTCCTCCCTCGCGGCTGCGGGGCTAGCAGCGTTCGCAGCCGGGCTCGCCGTCGGCCCTCTCGCGGACCGGCTCGGCGTAGCCCCGGTGCTCGCAGCCGTGCTGGCCATGGGGCTCGCGGGTAGCCTAGCCCTAGGCCTCTCCCCCGTCCTCTCGGCAGCCCTCCTCGGCCTCGCCCTCGCCATGACAGCTGCCCGGAGTAGCCTCCCGCTCACCAGGAACGCGGCAGCCTTCGCCCCGGGGCTCCAGGCGACCCTCGTGGGGGCCTCCAACGCGCTCTCCAACATAGGCCAGATGGCGAGCCCAGTCATAGCCGGGAGGCTCTACGACGCCCTCCGCGGCGAGACCCTGGCCGGGCTCCGGGGCGAGGCGATACCCTTCCTCACAGCGGCTGCCCTGCTCGCAGCCACACTGACCATGAGCCCCCTAGCCCGGAGGAAAGGCCCCTAG
- a CDS encoding serine protein kinase RIO produces MEEVWDRQTLLAAYEVMRRLRLGRFAGVLSAGKEARVYRAIGRDGREYAVKIYLTVTAEFRKSIQKYLLGDPRFENVDTSNTKKLFFAWARKEFRNLKRMYEAGVRVPRPILVHQNIVVMEFLGRDGLRAPTLHEIRHEIDPELAEQLAREAIDQYTRIYCCARLVHADYSEYNLVYLDGQLYVIDVAQAVSLEHPNAGDFLRHDVENIYRFFAKQLGVELPEPEELLERVRACQTKCPEKRREEQGGREQQYQAS; encoded by the coding sequence GTGGAGGAGGTCTGGGACAGGCAGACGCTGCTAGCAGCATACGAGGTGATGAGGCGGCTCCGGCTGGGCAGGTTCGCGGGCGTGCTGAGCGCGGGCAAGGAGGCCCGGGTCTACCGGGCGATAGGCCGGGACGGCCGCGAGTACGCGGTCAAGATATACCTCACAGTGACAGCCGAGTTCCGGAAAAGTATACAGAAGTACCTGCTCGGCGACCCCCGGTTCGAGAACGTCGACACGAGCAACACCAAGAAGCTATTCTTTGCCTGGGCCCGGAAAGAGTTCCGCAACCTCAAGAGGATGTACGAGGCGGGCGTCCGGGTCCCCCGGCCCATCCTTGTCCACCAGAACATAGTGGTCATGGAGTTCCTCGGCCGCGACGGGCTCCGGGCTCCGACGCTCCACGAGATAAGGCACGAGATAGACCCGGAGCTAGCCGAGCAGCTAGCCCGCGAGGCCATCGACCAGTACACCAGGATATACTGCTGCGCCCGGCTCGTCCACGCCGACTACAGCGAGTACAACCTAGTCTACCTCGACGGCCAGCTCTACGTCATAGACGTCGCGCAGGCGGTCTCGCTAGAGCACCCCAACGCCGGAGACTTCCTCCGCCACGACGTGGAGAACATATACAGGTTCTTCGCAAAGCAGCTAGGAGTGGAGCTGCCCGAGCCAGAGGAGCTGCTGGAGCGGGTGAGAGCATGCCAGACCAAGTGCCCCGAGAAGCGGAGGGAGGAGCAGGGGGGCAGAGAGCAGCAGTACCAGGCCTCCTAA
- a CDS encoding nucleotidyltransferase domain-containing protein, protein MLGDVRVYVAGGAAEGRLTVLSDIDVVVVSPAVPEEAPRKRRLAIEIRDVAAERYGLPWDYPVDLHLYSPGEFREARRRYGRLVEVHG, encoded by the coding sequence GTGCTGGGGGATGTGCGGGTTTACGTGGCCGGCGGGGCTGCTGAGGGAAGGCTGACTGTTCTCAGCGATATAGACGTGGTCGTCGTCTCCCCAGCTGTGCCAGAGGAGGCCCCAAGGAAGAGGAGGCTGGCGATAGAGATAAGGGACGTGGCTGCGGAGAGGTATGGGCTGCCCTGGGACTACCCGGTGGATCTCCACCTCTACTCCCCGGGGGAGTTTAGGGAGGCTAGGAGGCGGTACGGCAGGCTAGTCGAGGTGCACGGCTAG